ACATGCATGAATAGCAAAAGTTTCCCGACTTTGGCACTTTGCACAACCTATCACGTCCCAGATGAATGAAAACGAACCCTTGGCATCAATAATTTCGACTCTGGACGTTTCCTACCGCACTAAAGTTTTCTGCACACGATGGGTACACGTGTATTAATTGCTTTCCCTCTCTAACAGTCTGAATAACTATCTGACCGATAGTGTCCACCGTATTGAAGGATCTCATAATTTCTCTTCCTCTTACCCAATCTCATGCCAAGTATATTTTCTGGCCGGATTACTTGTTTAGACTGCTTTCTTTCTTTGGCTGATCGGTTCATATATACAAATTTAGCTTGTCAAAATTTTCTTGATGGAAATAGAGAGGACTAGCTCAGATCCTCAGTCTAGTCCAATTTCAAAAATGACTCGCTCGCAAGATGAGGAAGACCCCGCTAAATCAAGGTtaatttctcttttatttcttcggTTAACTAAGAGTAGTATGATAGATTTGtagtttttaccaaaaaaaaaaaaaaaaaattaggttgATAGGTTCTCTGAATCTgcatcttccttttctttttgtcttttgcttttgttttgtaggttaaGGGGATTTGAATGTACAATTTCATAGAATAGCTGGGTGATTATTAACTCACTAAATTATTTAGTAGTCGTCCATTAAAAATTTTAGGCTGGAACTCGAATACAAAAAAGTGGAATTCAAAATCAGTTTCAAACTAGAACTATAATCAATTATCAGTTTCATAAGCTCTCTGAATCCGAATCGCCGAATCGGCTTCAAATCTTCTATCCCCAAACCCCTGTCTCTCAATAAAGTTGTGACACCGGGCATTTCATTTAACTGAAACTTAACGCCGTTAGCTTGtacacaacatttttttttttccttttcaatatTGAACTCTCCTTATCTAAAGAACACGACAAATCAGTTCACTCCCAAACTTTCCATCATCTTTCTCTACCGGTTTTCTTTCaatctatatatacagatcGATTCTTCCTTTTACCTCTGGCAATTTACCCACTGTCCCGCTATGGATTTTAATCCCTGCATATTGAGATTTATCTACAGATCGAAACATGAAAAATTTCGACCAAAAGTAATTATGAAGGATTTTAAACTTGAACTATTTGATGATTCTGATCGAATCTAAACTTGGAAGAAAGATAAAGAATCTTTTGCGTTCGGGTAATTTGATTCTTGAAGCTAGATTTTTGTCCAGATCCATCCATgaatggattggattggattatATGAAAGATTAATTGATACTTGGGATTTGATTACGTTTTCATACCCTTCAATGGGCCTATCTCTACCAAAATGAAAAGATGGTTGCTGGAGGTGGTGGACGATCATCCTCAGAAATTTCATAGACAAGAGTTATTgaaaaatagagaaagagaggcACCGGTTGTTTGAGAGTTGCGGACTACGAAAGtgcgaaagaagaagaaaatatgaACTGTTTCAATTTActgttataattttttttttttattataaagaagAATTAACACAGTTTAAGTTCTGTTAGGTAGTGGGACAGGTGTCACAATTTTAATGGGAGACAGGGGAGGAGACATGAATTTAGAGACAGAGGACACCATTCAATTTTGTTCTAAAATTCTTTTCCATTTTTGAACTGTTTACTTTTTATTGTCATACCACGTGTCAGGTGCTATATGAGTATATCAGAGAAGATAACAAGGCTACTTCAATGCCTGTTTTGTTCATGGTGAGTTGCGATCTCATCAAGTCTTATATTCCTTTACATTCCAGTGATCAGTGGACACTTTGGTAATGAAGATGCCTTAACATGGAGAAATAGTCTTGTGATTAATCTTTTGTTTTCTCTCCAtgtcaaaaagaaaatagatatcAATTTTTTGTATTCCATGTTATACCCTATATACTTTTTGTTAGTATCTACGCTATTCTCAAGTATAAAAAGCACAGATTGTTATTATTAGGTTTGCAACATGTTACGACGGAGTATGCACGACAATACGTGTGATGCTAGAGATACTTGATAACTCATGGCGGAAGGTCCGAAGGAACGTAACGATACTACGTGATAACTTATGGTGGAAGGTTGATAACTTAAGGTGGAAGGTCCGAAGGAACGTGAGGATACTACCTGATAACTTATGGTGGAAGGTCCGAAGCAACATAGCAAGGTGGAAGGTCCGAAGTTTATGGCGGAATGCAACAAGTGTAATAAGCTCATGGTGGGATACAATATTTGTAACATCTTGCGTGATTGCAGTCTCACAAgatcctttatttttttatattccaaCTATAAATGAGGAAGAAAAGTGCCTCGAAATGGACACCAAGTTGATGATTGTGTTACTCGTTTTGCGATCACTCACGGACATCATTTTCATATGGGACATTAAAAGTCAAAATTATAAGGCTGCAGCAATAGCTAAGATATGGCGAGCAGTTGCAACAGACTTTTTTGCTATACTTCCCGTCCCACAAGTAAGTAATCTTAAATTGTACTTGTCGGTTTAAGGTATCATATATGGCTAATCGATTACAATTACAACGGATATGGTTTATTTAGATCCCCTTATGATCTGAAGTTGAGATAGATTATCCCATTTTGTGTACATGATTATGTTGGCTTTAATCAGTTTGTCACTCATTTCTAATTCATTAaatttttatgtgtttaggtgtTAATAATAGTCGTCCTTTACAGACATCAAGAATTGGGATATCTGAATGTGTTTCTTTTCATCCAATATGTACCAAGGATTTATCGACTTAGTCAATCGTTTGACAATCTTAAGCGGAGAAGGGACACCGGATTATGGGTCAAAGTtgcattcaatttttttctatACATCCTTGCTTGTCATGTAAGTTTGAATTATTTTATCATTATATATATGAGGTTCTTATCTTACATTGAcatattattcttttttctcaTTTGTTAAGAGTTTTACTTTATTGTTTTTTAGCAATGTTTTTGTTAGTAACTAATCTGCTTGTCTTTAGATACTTGGAGCCTCgtggtttttcttttctgttcaaCGAGAGATGTTTTGTTGGCGCCAAACTTGTGTAGAACAGAAGACATGCAGAAGTAATATCAAGTGCAACGAAAATAGTTCGAGAAATGTCACAAAACTAGATCAACTTTGTCCAATGAATCCACCAAATTCTGCCATATTTGATTTTGGGATATTTGTTAATACTCTGGGAACTAGTCGCAGAACACCAATAAACTTCTCAACGAAGTTATCATACTCTTTCTGGTGGGGAGTGCGAAATATAAGGTTTgcattcacacacacacacaaacatgtGTCCTAACTGATATAATATTGAGCTAAAATAATTTTACCACCCTGAACTTTACAATTAAAATCAGTTGTGTCCCCAAACTTCTAATTTGATCGTATGTGCCATTGTAGTGTTGTACTCTCCAAGTTGATCAATTATGGGCAATCCTTCACTAATCTATTAATTtattcatatatttttgtacaTCCAAACTAGTTTTTAGCATTTAGTTATGCAAGAAACACACTATTTACATGATCAAGGCTAAAAGTTGGCCCTAAATAGGCATTCACTGTCACAAATTTGTGAAGAAATTAAGGAATTAGTTTACTAATGATTATGATTGATCATATTAGAGAGTATAAAGGCATATGTGACTAAATTAAAAGTTTGTGGGCACAGACGATTTTAGGCATAAAGTTCAAGGAGGTAAAATGAATTTAACTTTATAATATTTTATCAATTAAGAATACTCATGCGGTAAATATGAAAAA
This portion of the Rosa chinensis cultivar Old Blush chromosome 1, RchiOBHm-V2, whole genome shotgun sequence genome encodes:
- the LOC112182313 gene encoding cyclic nucleotide-gated ion channel 1 isoform X3; protein product: MSISEKITRLLQCLFCSWFATCYDGVCTTIRVMLEILDNSWRKVRRNVTILRDNLWWKVDNLRWKVRRNVRILPDNLWWKVRSNIARWKVRSLWRNATSVISSWWDTIFVTSCVIAVSQDPLFFYIPTINEEEKCLEMDTKLMIVLLVLRSLTDIIFIWDIKSQNYKAAAIAKIWRAVATDFFAILPVPQVLIIVVLYRHQELGYLNVFLFIQYVPRIYRLSQSFDNLKRRRDTGLWVKVAFNFFLYILACHILGASWFFFSVQREMFCWRQTCVEQKTCRSNIKCNENSSRNVTKLDQLCPMNPPNSAIFDFGIFVNTLGTSRRTPINFSTKLSYSFWWGVRNISNFGTNLETSTYLGEVWFATLISVIGLLLFVYLIGNNVQTFMQMKTMKEEEEAKKMRQEAERIRQELLHQERRINSWMHRLNFPGFLREEVERKIKGKLQENKEANLANVLTLLSFMDSDLHRDVKWLMLENVAVIKDMGRRVLSEISELMEIVEYPENTLIVERAGPLDRMVVITEGTMGVYKTSTNPSPSAIIQGSFDQVNVYGQIQLVSWALSTNGNLDSLPISEETVKCHTKVEGFVLTASDLKKVLSKYGVIQDNDSDQDHVEISNSIEGESSSSMGSAILVATDQDHGEISNSIEGESSSSLRSAILVATTASRFRRRLRRAKPALHLDFDPSSYKGM
- the LOC112182313 gene encoding cyclic nucleotide-gated ion channel 1 isoform X2, with product MEIERTSSDPQSSPISKMTRSQDEEDPAKSRFATCYDGVCTTIRVMLEILDNSWRKVRRNVTILRDNLWWKVDNLRWKVRRNVRILPDNLWWKVRSNIARWKVRSLWRNATSVISSWWDTIFVTSCVIAVSQDPLFFYIPTINEEEKCLEMDTKLMIVLLVLRSLTDIIFIWDIKSQNYKAAAIAKIWRAVATDFFAILPVPQVLIIVVLYRHQELGYLNVFLFIQYVPRIYRLSQSFDNLKRRRDTGLWVKVAFNFFLYILACHILGASWFFFSVQREMFCWRQTCVEQKTCRSNIKCNENSSRNVTKLDQLCPMNPPNSAIFDFGIFVNTLGTSRRTPINFSTKLSYSFWWGVRNISNFGTNLETSTYLGEVWFATLISVIGLLLFVYLIGNNVQTFMQMKTMKEEEEAKKMRQEAERIRQELLHQERRINSWMHRLNFPGFLREEVERKIKGKLQENKEANLANVLTLLSFMDSDLHRDVKWLMLENVAVIKDMGRRVLSEISELMEIVEYPENTLIVERAGPLDRMVVITEGTMGVYKTSTNPSPSAIIQGSFDQVNVYGQIQLVSWALSTNGNLDSLPISEETVKCHTKVEGFVLTASDLKKVLSKYGVIQDNDSDQDHVEISNSIEGESSSSMGSAILVATDQDHGEISNSIEGESSSSLRSAILVATTASRFRRRLRRAKPALHLDFDPSSYKGM
- the LOC112182313 gene encoding cyclic nucleotide-gated ion channel 1 isoform X1, which translates into the protein MEIERTSSDPQSSPISKMTRSQDEEDPAKSRCYMSISEKITRLLQCLFCSWFATCYDGVCTTIRVMLEILDNSWRKVRRNVTILRDNLWWKVDNLRWKVRRNVRILPDNLWWKVRSNIARWKVRSLWRNATSVISSWWDTIFVTSCVIAVSQDPLFFYIPTINEEEKCLEMDTKLMIVLLVLRSLTDIIFIWDIKSQNYKAAAIAKIWRAVATDFFAILPVPQVLIIVVLYRHQELGYLNVFLFIQYVPRIYRLSQSFDNLKRRRDTGLWVKVAFNFFLYILACHILGASWFFFSVQREMFCWRQTCVEQKTCRSNIKCNENSSRNVTKLDQLCPMNPPNSAIFDFGIFVNTLGTSRRTPINFSTKLSYSFWWGVRNISNFGTNLETSTYLGEVWFATLISVIGLLLFVYLIGNNVQTFMQMKTMKEEEEAKKMRQEAERIRQELLHQERRINSWMHRLNFPGFLREEVERKIKGKLQENKEANLANVLTLLSFMDSDLHRDVKWLMLENVAVIKDMGRRVLSEISELMEIVEYPENTLIVERAGPLDRMVVITEGTMGVYKTSTNPSPSAIIQGSFDQVNVYGQIQLVSWALSTNGNLDSLPISEETVKCHTKVEGFVLTASDLKKVLSKYGVIQDNDSDQDHVEISNSIEGESSSSMGSAILVATDQDHGEISNSIEGESSSSLRSAILVATTASRFRRRLRRAKPALHLDFDPSSYKGM